From the genome of Aspergillus fumigatus Af293 chromosome 1, whole genome shotgun sequence, one region includes:
- a CDS encoding putative MFS monosaccharide transporter — MSPSNRHTAQIHGLVGKPLLYFTSVFVSLGVFLFGYDQGVMSGIITGWYFKDYFNQPSRAAIGTVVAILEVGAFISSLIVGRIGDLIGRRKTILYGSVVFSIGGAFQTFATGLPMMMLGRIVAGLGVGALSTIVPVYQSEISPPHNRGKLACIEFTGNICGYAASVWVDYFCSYIDSNYAWRLPLLCQCIMGTLLGLGSLIICESPRWLLDNDHDEEGMVVIANLYGQGDLHNDKARQEYREIKMDVLLQRQEGERSYTDMFKRYRKRVLIAMSAQALAQLNGINVISYYAPLVFESAGWAGRDAILMTGINGLSYLASTVPPWYLVDRWGRRPILLSGAVAMIISLSLISYFIYIDVAATPTLTVMFVMIYNASFGASWGPIPWLYPPEILPLSIRAKGASLSTATNWAFNWLVGEVTPVLQAAIKWRLYLVHAFFCACSFVLVYFLYPETSGVRLEDMDVLFGDATTAVPTPATQAERGSLMSGSSPVPSLDIRRQYGQFGTESAIPGLDIDPPNINTHENSKPAGLNPSDESSGRPEGIGGWISNIVTRHRAPGLQAKNNQYRRLGQEEGENDLNGP; from the exons ATGTCTCCAAGCAATAGACACACCGCCCAGATACATGGCTTGGTTGGGAAACCCTTACT GTACTTTACCAGTGTTTTCGTGTCATTAGGTGTTTTCCTTTTTGGCTATGATCAGGGTGTTATGTCGGGTATAATCAC TGGTTGGTACTTCAAGGATTACTTCAATCAACCGTCGCGAGCTGCGATCGGCACAGTCGTCGCCATCCTTGAAGTTGGTGCATTCATTTCTTCCTTAATCGTTGGTCGGATTGGCGACTTGATAGGACGGCGGAAGACCATCCTCTACGGCTCTGTCGTGTTCTCTATCGGTGGCGCTTTCCAGACCTTCGCAACTGGTCTACCCATGATGATGCTCGGCCGTATCGTTGCAGGCCTAGGCGTCGGAGCATTGTCAACGATAGTACCAGTCTATCAATCAGAGATATCC CCGCCTCACAACAGGGGCAAATTAGCGTGTATCGAGTTTACCGGCAATATCTGCGGATACGCGGCTAGTGTCTGGGTGGACTATTTCTGCAGTTACATCGACAGCAACTATGCGTGGCGTTTGCCACTGCTATGCCAATGCATCATGGGTACCCTCCTCGGCCTAGGAAGTCTCATCATATGTGAATCCCCGAG ATGGTTGTTAGACAATGATCACGATGAAGAGGGCATGGTGGTCATTGCCAATCTATATGGGCAGGGGGATTTGCACAACGACAAGGCCCGGCAGGAGTATCGAGAAATCAAGATGGACGTCCTTCTGCAACGACAGGAAGGTGAAAGATCCTACACTGACATGTTTAAGCGTTATCGCAAACGAGTTCTCATCGCAATGTCAGCTCAGGCATTGGCACAGCTGAATGGTATTAATGTGATATCCTATTATGCCCCACTCGTCTTCGAGTCAGCAGGCTGGGCGGGTCGCGACGCTATTTTGATGACTGGGATCAATGGGCTCTCGTATCTTGCCTCAACAGTTCCCCCATGGTATCTCGTGGACCGCTGGGGAAGGCGCCCGATCTTGCTTTCTGGGGCCGTTGCAATGatcatttctctctctctgatATCTTACTTCATCTATATCGATGTTGCAGCAACCCCAACTCTGACTGTTATGTTTGTCATGATTTACAATGC TTCGTTCGGCGCATCCTGGGGCCCTATCCCCTGGCTGTACCCTCCCGAGATCTTACCCCTAAGCATCCGTGCCAAGGGGGCCAGTCTTAGCACAGCTACGAACTGGGCCTTCAACTGGCTCGTCGGAGAGGTGACTCCTGTCCTTCAGGCAGCGATCAAATGGCGTCTTTACCTTGTCCATGCCTTCTTTTGTGCTTGTAGTTTTGTGCTTG TATACTTTCTCTACCCCGAAACGAGTGGTGTACGCCTGGAAGATATGGACGTCCTCTTTGGAGATGCAACGACTGCTGTGCCAACACCCGCAACACAAGCTGAGCGTGGATCGCTTATGAGTGGCAGTTCTCCCGTGCCTTCCCTGGACATCAGACGGCAGTATGGTCAGTTTGGAACGGAAAGCGCCATTCCCGGTTTAGATATTGACCCACCTAACATCAACACCCATGAGAATTCTAAACCTGCAGGGCTTAATCCTTCGGATGAAAGCAGCGGACGGCCTGAAGGTATTGGCGGCTGGATTTCAAATATTGTCACTCGCCACAGGGCACCAGGACTGCAGGCGAAAAATAATCAGTATAGACGTCTggggcaggaggagggtgagaACGATTTGAACGGTCCTTGA
- the spt16 gene encoding chromatin-remodeling protein SPT16: protein MAEEIVIDKTLFFNRLSSFYAAWRADKRSSHPTFGGVGSIVILMGKTDEASTFQKNNAMHFWLLGYEFPATLLVFTLEAVYVVTTAKKAKHLEPLRGGKIPVEILITTKDPEGKLRSFEKCIEVIRSAGNKVGVLPKDTTTGPFAEDWKRTFAMLSAEIEEVDISPALSAAFAVKDTDELVSIRNASRACSGLMSEYFVEEMSRLLDEEKQMTHKALSARVDAKIDDAKFFNKLGKLPAEFDAQQIDWAYGPVIQSGGKYDLRLTAVSDNSNLEPGIIIAGFGIRYKTYSSMIARTYLVDPSKSQETNYAFLLALHEAVMRDVRDGTIAKDLYNKAINLIRTKKPELESHFVKSVGAGIGIELRDPNMVLNGKNSRTLKSGMTLSITVGLTDVEDPELKGSKSSTYSMIITDTVRVGENGPHVFTKDAGLDMDSVSFYFGDEEEPQKPIKEKKEAKTSAIASRNITRTKLRAERPTQINEGAEARRREHQKELAAKKTREGLDRFAGTTGDDNGVTQKKFKRFESYKRDNQLPTKVRELTIYVDQKASTVIVPIMGRPVPFHINTIKNASKSDEGEYAYLRINFLSPGQGVGRKDDQPFEDLSAHFLRNLTLRSKDNERLAQVAQDITELRKNALRREQEKKEMEDVVEQDKLIEIRNRRPVKLPDVYLRPPLDGKRVPGEVEIHQNGLRYMSPFRNEHVDVLFSNVKHLFFQPCAHELIVLIHVHLKTPIMIGKRKTRDVQFYREATEMQFDETGNRRRKHRYGDEEEFEAEQEERRRRAALDREFKAFAEKIADAGKDEGVDVDIPFREIGFTGVPNRSNVLIQPTTDALVQLTEPPFLVITLNEIEIAHLERVQFGLKNFDLVFVFKDFHRAPVHINTIPVESLEGVKDWLDSVDIAFTEGPLNLNWTTIMKTVVSDPYGFFADGGWSFLAAESDSEDGSEEEEESAFELSESELAAADESSEDDSEFDDDASAEASDFSAEEESGEDWDELERKAKKKDREGGLDDEEHGKKRKR from the exons ATGGCTGAAGAGATTGTGATAGACAAGACTTTGTTTTTCAATCGGTTGTCAAGCTTCTACGCTGCATGGAGAGCGGACAAACGCTCAAGTCACCCCACATTTGGTGGCGTTGGCTCGATTGTCATCTTGATGGGCAAGACTGACGAAGCGAGTACTTTTCAAAAGAATAATGCTATGCAC TTCTGGTTGCTGGGTTATGAGTTTCCAGCCACGCTTCTTGTCTTCACTTTGGAAGCTGTTTATGTTGTAACAACTGCGAAGAAAG CCAAGCATCTTGAGCCGTTGAGGGGTGGCAAGATCCCAGTTGAAATACTGATTACAACAAAAGACCCTGAAGGGAAATTGAGGTCTTTCGAGAAATGCATTGAAGTCATCAGAAGCGCTGGT AATAAAGTCGGTGTTTTACCTAAGGACACAACCACAGGTCCCTTCGCGGAAGACTGGAAGCGCACCTTTGCGATGTTATCTGCCGAAATAGAGGAAGTTGACATTTCGCCGGCTCTGTCAGCTGCCTTTGCAGTGAAAGATACCGACGAGCTG GTGTCCATAAGAAACGCTTCACGAGCTTGCAGTGGCTTGATGTCTGAATACTTTGTGGAGGAAATGTCACGCCTTCTTGACGAAGAAAAGCAAATGACTCATAAGGCTCTTTCCGCGCGGGTCGATGCAAAAATCGACGACGCTAAGTTCTTCAACAAACTGGGCAAACTACCGGCTGAGTTCGACGCTCAACAGATTGACTGGGCCTATGGACCCGTCATTCAAAGCGGGGGAAAGTATGACCTTAGACTCACAGCAGTGTCTGATAACAGCAATCTTGAACCGGGCATTATTATCGCTGGGTTCGGGATACGGTATAAGACTTACAGTTCAATGATTGCACGGACCTACTTAGTGGATCCGAGTAAGTCTCAAGAGACAAACTATGCCTTTCTTCTGGCTCTACATGAAGCGGTTATGAGAGATGTGCGCGACGGCACAATTGCCAAAGACCTATACAACAAGGCGATCAATTTAATCCGGACGAAGAAACCGGAGCTTGAATCCCACTTCGTCAAGAGCGTCGGTGCTGGTATTGGAATTGAGCTTCGAGACCCTAACATGGTGCTGAATGGGAAGAACAGCAGAACATTGAAAAGCGGCATGACCCTCTCTATCACAGTGGGACTAACAGACGTCGAAGACCCGGAATTGAAAGGAAGCAAGAGCTCAACTTACTCTATGATCATCACAGACACAGTTCGTGTGGGAGAAAATGGGCCACATGTGTTCACCAAGGATGCAGGTCTTGACATGGACTCCGTATCATTCTACTtcggagacgaagaggaacCCCAAAAACCCAtcaaggagaaaaaggaagcgAAAACCAGTGCTATCGCCAGCAGGAACATCACAAGAACGAAGCTCCGAGCGGAACGGCCAACTCAAATAAATGAAGGTGCTGAGGCGCGTCGCCGCGAGCACCAAAAGGAGCTAGCCGCTAAAAAGACAAGAGAGGGCCTTGATCGGTTTGCTGGAACTACTGGAGACGACAATGGAGTTACGCAGAAAAAGTTCAAACGGTTCGAATCGTACAAGAGGGATAATCAATTGCCAACAAAGGTGAGAGAACTCACTATATATGTTGACCAAAAAGCATCTACAGTAATAGTTCCCATAATGGGTCGACCAGTCCCGTTCCATATCAACACAATCAAGAATGCAAGTAAAAGCGACGAGGGCGAATATGCGTACCTCCGCATCAACTTCCTTTCCCCCGGCCAGGGAGTTGGCAGGAAGGACGACCAGCCTTTCGAGGATCTGTCGGCTCATTTCCTGCGGAACCTGACTCTTCGTTCTAAGGACAACGAGAGACTGGCTCAGGTTGCCCAGGATATCACTGAATTGAGGAAAAATGCTTTGAGGCGGGAgcaagaaaagaaggagatggaagatgtTGTAGAGCAAGACAAGCTCATTGAGATCAGAA ACCGCCGTCCTGTGAAGTTACCTGACGTCTACCTTCGGCCTCCTTTGGATGGGAAGCGCGTTCCGGGTGAGGTCGAGATACATCAAAACGGTCTTCGATACATGTCTCCGTTCCGAAATGAACACGTCGACGTGCTCTTCAGCAATGTGAAACATTTGTTCTTCCAACCGTGTGCTCACGAGTTGATTGTCCTCATTCACGTCCATCTCAAAACGCCTATCATGattgggaagagaaaaacaaGAGATGTGCAATTTTATCGGGAAGCCACCGAGATGCAATTCGACGAGACTGGCAATCGCAGACGCAAACATCGCtatggagatgaagaggaattcGAAGCTGAACAAGAGGAAAGGCGACGCAGAGCAGCATTGGACAGAGAATTCAAGGCCTTCGCTGAGAAGATAGCTGATGCCGGGAAAGACGAGGGCGTTGATGTCGACATACCATTTCGAGAGATTGGATTCACTGGCGTCCCCAACCGGTCCAATGTTCTTATACAACCGACCACTGACGCCCTCGTGCAATTGACGGAACCCCCTTTCCTAGTCATCACCCTGAATGAGATTGAAATTGCCCATCTCGAGAGAGTGCAG TTTGGTCTCAAAAACTTTGACCTAGTCTTCGTATTCAAGGATTTTCACAGGGCCCCTGTTCACATAAACACAATCCCGGTAGAGTCCTTGGAAGGCGTGAAAGACTGGCTGGATTCAGTCGATATTGCTTTCACTGAGGGACCTCTGAACCTCAACTGGACAACCATCATGAAGACGGTTGTGAGTGATCCTTACGGTTTCTTTGCGGATGGAGGTTGGTCCTTCTTAGCCGCGGAATCTGATTCGGAGGACGGatcggaagaggaggaggagtctGCATTTGAGCTCTCCGAGTCGGAATTGGCGGCGGCAGATGAGAGTTCTGAGGACGACAGCGAATTTGACGACGATGCTAGCGCGGAGGCAAGCGACTTCagcgcagaagaagagagtgGTGAAGATTGGGATGAACTCGAAAGGAAAGCTAAGAAGAAGGATAGGGAAGGCGGcttggatgatgaagaacatgGCAAGAAGCGAAAACGGTAG
- a CDS encoding Rab family GTPase: MDDVTGAHSSYGWTGSAEMTQQIFLRTMLCRFWIQSRIDHKYLLIEASRTTNLAYRCDSLTGGIGNIICTPDQTSFVSMSQPWDYIAKLVCIGDSGTGKSSNCADLRVVVKLTIRLCEGRFSSSHDVTIGVEFGSRIVPVGPPASKSLGVDSDVSDSSALSSSTARAMVASHESVASGLPSPPRKPLGDRSQKKMKLSLWDTAGQETYKSITRSYFRGASGALLVFDITRPSTFTSCTQWLQDLRQIAEDGIVVILVGNKSDLAEVKSDVNQRRVTRQEAEEWCRMNNVVRYVETSAKSGEGVERAFLEVAERIYRNIEAGKYDLNDRRSGVKGFGATGGASASTPKTITLGLNDAMRSGGNGWRGACC, encoded by the exons ATGGATGATGTGACGGGAGCACACTCGTCATATGGCTGGACAGGGTCAGCGGAGATGACTCAGCAGATCTTTCTCAGGACCATGCTCTGTAGATTCTGGATACAGAGTCGAATTGATCACAAGTACCTCCTCATCGAAGCATCTAGAACAACAAATCTAGCGTACCGATGTGACTCTCTTACGGGAGGCATTGGA AACATTATCTGCACCCCCGATCAGACCTCTTTTGTATCCATGTCACAGCCATGGGATTACATCGCTAAGCTCGTCTGTATTGGAGACTCCGGCACTGGAAAGTCTAGT AACTGTGCTGACCTGCGTGTTGTTGTAAAGTTGACTATTCGACTCTGTGAAGgacgcttctcctccagtcATGATGTTACTATTGGCGTGGAATTCGGATCGCGTATTGTTCCAGTTGGGCCTCCAGCATCAAAGAGTCTGGGGGTAGATTCCGATGTTTCTGACTCTTCTGCTCTATCATCTTCAACGGCGAGAGCAATGGTTGCATCCCACGAGTCTGTTGCCTCGGGCCTCCCCAGCCCTCCACGAAAACCGCTAGGAGATCGATCACAGAAAAAAATGAAGCTCTCCCTTTGGGACACTGCGGGCCAAGAGACTTACAAGTCGATAACGCGCTCATATTTTCGCGGTGCCTCAGGGGCCCTCCTCGTTTTTGACATCACTCGTCCCTCTACATTCACCTCTTGCACCCAATGGTTGCAAGATCTTCGGCAAATTGCAGAAGATGGTATTGTTGTAATTTTGGTTGGAAATAAGAGCGATCTCGCGGAAGTGAAATCCGACGTGAATCAGAGGCGTGTCACCAGACAAGAAGCAGAGGAGTGGTGCCGCATGAACAATGTTGTTCGCTACGTTGAAACCAGTGCAAAGTCCGGTGAAGGCGTCGAACGCGCTTTCCTCGAAGTTGCTGAGAGGATTTATCGCAATATCGAGGCAGGAAAGTACGACCTGAACGATCGTCGAAGTGGTGTGAAAGGTTTTGGGGCTACAGGGGGAGCAAGCGCAAGCACGCCAAAAACCATCACCTTAGGTTTGAACGATGCAATGCGCAGTGGTGGAAATGGTTGGCGCGGAGCTTGTTGCTAG
- the pmt2 gene encoding uncharacterized protein, producing MRPSTTTEMDVASTTSANVGSDLRRRNVHAGEKVDKLFSSHNSEDKDKDAKSRPQANSFYTILDSWEPFIAPIVLTAFAVFTRMYRIGRSNIVTWDEAHFGKFGSHYLKREFYFDVHPPLGKMLVGLSGLLAGYNGSFEFKSGEKYPEDVNFTFMRVFNAAFGVACVPLAYYTARELGFRKATVWLISLMVLFENSYATISRFILLDSMLLCFTFMTTMCWAKFHRLQHASFSGQWFTWLFLTGISIGCVCSVKWVGLFCTALVGLYTIEDLWNKFGDLRMPKTVLVNHLLARVVGLIIIPAVVYMLSFYVHFWILENSGPGDAQMSSLFQANLKGTEVGKDSPLEIAVGSRVTLKNMGYGGGLLHSHVQTYPDGSNQQQVTCYHHKDANNDWFIYPNRHEPEYDASGPLSFVGDGDVIRLIHGQTGRNLHSHAIPAPITKSQYEVSCYGNITIGDEKDHWAVEVVDDVASRDRSRIRTLTTAFRLRHIVLGCYLRAGNVNLPQWGFKQIETTCVKENNPRDVYTHWNVESHFNDRLPPGDPGSYKSPFFKDFIHLNVAMMTSNNALVPDPDKQDDLASKFWQWPILNVGLRMCSWDDNTIKYYLLGNPFVYWGSTFSLGVFGLLIFWYLARWQRGYKDLNQADIDHIHYSGFYPLLGWILHYFPFIIMARVTYVHHYYPALYYAILTFGFCVDWLTQKMSPVARGSLYAFLYVIIIGMFVHFRVIVFGIEGPSQQWANLNWLSGWRIAN from the exons ATGAGACCATCCACCACGACGGAAATGGATGTCGCATCAACTACCAGTGCCAATGTCGGCTCCGATTTGCGGCGTAGGAATGTTCACGCCGGAGAGAAAGTTGATAAGCTCTTCTCATCTCATAATtccgaggacaaggacaaggacgCAAAGTCGAGGCCTCAG GCCAATTCTTTCTACACAATACTAGATAGTTGGGAACCTTTCATTGCGCCGATTGTGCTGACAGCCTTTGCTGTCTTCACCCGTATGTACCGCATAGGTCGCTCGAACATTGTGACATGGGATGAAGCCCA CTTTGGGAAATTCGGTTCACATTACTTGAAGCGGGAATTCTACTTTGATGTTCACCCGCCACTGGGCAAGATGCTTGTTGGCTTATCCGGTCTCCTTGCTGGCTACAACGGATCCTTTGAATTCAAATCAGGAGAGAAATACCCAGAAGATGTCAACTTTACATTCATGCGTGTTTTCAACGCCGCCTTCGGTGTCGCGTGCGTTCCTCTTGCTTATTACACTGCTCGAGAGCTCGGTTTCCGCAAGGCCACTGTTTGGCTAATCAGTCTGATGGTTTTGTTCGAAAACTCTTACGCGACTATTTCAAGGTTCATATTGCTTGACTCGATGTTACTTTGCTTCACCTTTATGACCACCATGTGCTGGGCTAAGTTTCATCGGCTACAGCACGCCAGCTTCTCAGGTCAGTGGTTCACGTGGCTCTTCCTGACGGGTATAAGTATCGGCTGCGTATGCAGTGTCAAATGGGTGGGTCTTTTTTGCACAGCATTAGTGGGACTTTATACAATTGAAGATTTGTGGAATAAATTTGGCGATCTTAGGATGCCGAAG ACAGTCCTCGTCAATCACCTATTGGCTCGCGTGGTCGGATTGATTATTATACCAGCTGTGGTATATATGCTTTCCTTTTACGTCCATTTCTGGATTCTTGAGAACAGTGGACCGGGCGACGCGCAGATGAGCTCTCTCTTTCAGGCCAACCTAAAGGGCACCGAAGTTGGAAAGGACAGCCCTCTCGAAATTGCCGTTGGCTCTAGGGTCACTTTAAAAAATATGGGTTATGGTGGAGGACTGCTGCATTCTCATGTTCAAACTTATCCCGACGGCTCCAATCAGCAGCAGGTCACTTGTTACCACCACAAAGACGCAAACAACGATTGGTTTATTTACCCCAATCGCCATGAACCTGAGTATGACGCCAGCGGACCTCTGTCTTTTGTTGGTGATGGCGATGTTATTCGTCTTATTCATGGGCAAACGGGCCGAAACCTTCATTCGCATGCCATCCCAGCTCCTATCACCAAATCTCAATATGAAGTCTCCTGCTACGGTAACATCACTATTGGAGACGAAAAAGATCACTGGGCAGTGGAGGTCGTGGATGATGTCGCGTCAAGGGACCGAAGCAGGATCCGAACCCTGACAACTGCATTCCGCCTGAGACACATCGTTCTGGGCTGCTATCTGCGTGCCGGCAACGTGAACCTCCCACAGTGGGGGTTTAAGCAGATCGAGACCACATGCGTCAAAGAGAACAATCCTCGCGATGTCTACACGCATTGGAACGTAGAGTCTCATTTCAATGATCGAC TCCCACCTGGTGATCCAGGATCGTACAAGTCCCCCTTTTTTAAGGATTTTATTCATCTGAATGTTGCCATGATGACATCGAATAACGCGCTTGTTCCTGATCCAGACAAACAAGATGACCTTGCGTCAAAATTCTGGCAATGGCCCATACTTAATGTGGGCCTTCGTATGTGCTCCTGGGATGACAACACCATTAAGTATTACCTCCTCGGAAATCCCTTTGTCTACTGGGGCAGTACATTCAGTCTCGGAGTTTTTGGACTCTTAATATTCTGGTATCTCGCCCGCTGGCAGCGGGGTTACAAGGATCTCAATCAAGCGGACATCGATCACATCCATTATTCCGGCTTCTATCCTCTTCTCGGATGGATCCTACACTACTTCCCTTTCATAATCATGGCTCGGGTGACCTACGTTCACCATTATTACCCTGCGCTCTACTATGCCATACTCACCTTCGGTTTTTGTGTCGACTGGCTTACTCAGAAAATGAGTCCTGTGGCTCGTGGGTCTCTGTATGCCTTCCTTTACGTGATCATTATCGGGATGTTTGTTCATTTTCGGGTCATTGTGTTCGGCATTGAGGGACCTAGCCAGCAGTGGGCCAATCTGAACTGGCTGAGCGGTTGGCGGATTGCGAATTGA
- a CDS encoding putative mitochondrial carrier protein, which produces MSSEDTISLGDQVHFEGNVSGAEFSKSTRRNPRNDAATGASAAGVRAVSAQMVAFYFRAPVKAFFRTRVDYMAFARAVNPHSAEKRWSLHTTTPGLLVHAVRTYGWRFIPNQLLPPMLANAGVGAVLYTSYLQALGILYEPVSRSVKRIYPPASPVDTFAAGFAAGTIQSVVAAPLDALHVRLRTNDMLHGQYRSMWHYGQKKLKEIGLRGIFAGWSLSLVRDSFGYAVFFSTFEYIKSQAYYSFITRYYGSLHTHQLDSLRDPQSSDRGVPLIKPHYSLEPCFLMLAGMAASIAQQAVQHPLSAIQNIHYSRLEYLDHQANLISTKGQMMQVYYSAYQETFKRCRRRAARAGGWRKWLFQGFVGNALRQVPSTSAGLVIFELVRRKYANMADAIYIRKDGYDILLT; this is translated from the exons ATGTCATCTGAGGATACCATTTCCCTTGGGGATCAAGTACACTTCGAAGGCAACGTCTCTGGCGCAGAATTCAGCAAGTCTACTCGAAGAAATCCTCGGAATGATGCAGCCACTGGCGCTTCGGCAGCTGGTGTTCGTGCAGTCAGTGCGCAGATGGTTGCTTTCTATTTCAGAGCTCCCGTGAAGGCTTTTTTTCGCACTCGGGTTGA TTATATG GCATTCGCAAGAGCTGTCAACCCTCATTCCGCTGAAAAGCGTTGGTCATTACATACAACGACACCtggtcttctcgtccatgCTGTTCGTACCTATGGTTGGCGGTTCATCCCAAATCAGCTTTTACCACCTATGTTGGCAAATGCAGG CGTCGGCGCTGTCCTGTATACATCATATCTACAGGCCCTTGGCATCCTATATGAACCCGTTTCCCGAAGTGTCAAGCGTATATACCCTCCTGCATCTCCTGTCGATACATTTGCGGCTGGCTTTGCCGCTGGTACGATACAGTCAGTTGTAGCTGCGCCTCTAGATGCTCTCCACGTTCGACTACGAACGAATGACATGCTCCATGGTCAGTACCGCAGTATGTGGCACTATGGACAGAAAAAACTTAAAGAAATTGGCCTTCGCGGCATCTTCGCAGGCTGGAGCCTGTCACTTGTGCGCGACTCATTTGGATACGCTGTTTTCTTCAGTACTTTCGAGTACATTAAGTCGCAAGCATATTATTCTTTCATTACAAGATATTACGGGTCACTTCACACCCATCAGCTGGACAGCCTGCGAGACCCTCAATCAAGTGATCGTGGGGTCCCGCTCATCAAACCTCACTATAGCCTAGAGCCATGCTTCCTGATGTTAGCCGGTATGGCAGCGTCAATTGCGCAGCAGGCCGTACAGCATCCGCTGAGTGCTATCCAGAACATCCATTACTCTCGACTAGAATATCTTGATCATCAGGCTAACCTGATCTCCACAAAAGGGCAGATGATGCAAGTTTATTATTCCGCTTATCAAGAAACATTCAAacgctgcaggaggagagcAGCACGTGCTGGTGGTTGGCGTAAATGGTTATTTCAGGGGTTTGTAGGAAATGCTCTTCGCCAGGTGCCTAGCACTAGTGCTGGGCTTGTGATATTCGAACTTGTGCGTCGCAAATATGCTAATATGGCTGACGCCATCTACATTCGGAAAGACGGCTACGATATTCTTCTGACTTGA
- a CDS encoding aldo/keto reductase, protein MAQSSTEIPSVELNDGVKIPILGYGTGTAWFKKGGATGIDRELVESIKTAIKLGYHHLDGAEVYGTEPEIGLAIKESGVPREQLFVTTKVITNIADIPRAIDASLEKLQLSYVDLYLIHSPFFAKSDNELQEAWAAMEKVKAAGKARSIGVSNFLQSHLEAILKSAKVTPSINQIEYHPYIQHGGLVQFQGDKGIKTASYGPLTPITRAKDGPLGEVLQTLAYKYGVSEGEILLRWSIDRGDVSITTSSKESRLSSYLRALRFRLTPKELDEISAIGRQKHYRAFWRDKFADDDRQ, encoded by the exons ATGGCTCAATCGTCTACGGAAATCCCCAGTGTGGAGCTGAATGACGGCGTTAAGATTCCGATT CTTGGATATGGCACTGGCACAGCTTGGTTCAAAAAAGGCGGGGCGACAGGCATTGATCGAGAGTTAGTTGAGTCGATCAAAACTGCAATCAAGCTAGGATATCACCACTTGGATGGCGCGGAAGTCTATGGTACAGAACCAGAGATAGGCCTGGCCATCAAAGAGAGTGGCGTCCCACGGGAGCAGCTTTTTGTGACAACCAAGGTAATTACGAATATTGCGGACATCCCCAGAGCTATAGATGCAAGCCTGGAGAAACTGCAACTCAGCTATGTGGACCT ATATCTGATCCATTCCCCATTCTTCGCCAAATCAGACAATGAGTTGCAAGAAGCCTGGGCTGCCatggagaaggtcaaggcaGCTGGGAAGGCCAGGTCTATTGGTGTCTCCAATTTCCTGCAAAGTCACCTAGAGGCAATTCTCAAATCCGCCAAGGTCACTCCCTCGATCAACCAGATTGAGTACCACCCATATATACAGCATGGTGGCCTTGTTCAGTTCCAGGGAGACAAGGGAATCAAGACAGCGAGCTACGGGCCTCTTACGCCCATTACTCGAGCAAAGGATGGGCCCCTCGGGGAGGTACTGCAAACTCTCGCCTACAAATATGGGGTCAGTGAAGGTGAGATCCTGCTCAGGTGGTCCATAGACCGGGGTGATGTTTCAATCACAACAAGCAGCAAGGAGTCTCGTCTCAGCAGCTATCTGCGCGCGTTGCGCTTCCGACTGACGCCGAAAGAATTAGACGAAATTTCCGCTATCGGACGCCAAAAACATTATCGCGCATTTTGGAGGGATAAATTCGCAGATGACGATCGTCAATGA